The proteins below are encoded in one region of Streptomyces ficellus:
- a CDS encoding class E sortase has protein sequence MTRTRTASAALATSVVVAALVGCGAVNSGAAERPVAAVTGTASAASAASTAPAASPASAPAPGAPVAATPPVTPSPEPPPSETARTRTAVLAVPAIGVADLRVVPYEGTTDDWPGTRIQDRGVAASPYGPGGGVGPGEVGNYLVTAHRLSAGGPLRDLPDLKVGESVFVTSGGTVYEYRITETRQTSFRSERSLAEQRAAVPGEPGEKPTKAMITLSTCATPEDDAAGNFWRDAKGNPEHRIDKVGVLVSSRAA, from the coding sequence ATGACCCGTACCCGAACCGCCTCCGCCGCGCTCGCGACGAGCGTGGTCGTCGCCGCCCTCGTCGGCTGTGGCGCCGTGAACAGCGGCGCGGCCGAGCGCCCCGTGGCAGCCGTCACCGGCACGGCGTCGGCGGCGTCGGCGGCGTCCACAGCGCCCGCGGCGTCCCCGGCGTCCGCGCCGGCCCCCGGAGCCCCCGTGGCCGCCACCCCGCCCGTGACGCCCTCCCCGGAGCCCCCGCCCAGTGAGACGGCCCGCACCAGGACCGCCGTGCTCGCCGTCCCGGCCATCGGCGTGGCCGACCTGCGGGTGGTGCCGTACGAGGGGACGACGGACGACTGGCCGGGCACACGGATCCAGGACCGGGGCGTGGCCGCCAGCCCGTACGGTCCCGGCGGCGGGGTGGGCCCCGGTGAGGTGGGCAACTACCTCGTCACGGCGCACCGGCTCTCCGCCGGCGGCCCCCTGCGCGACCTCCCCGACCTGAAGGTGGGCGAGTCGGTCTTCGTCACGTCGGGCGGCACCGTGTACGAGTACCGGATCACCGAGACCCGCCAGACGTCGTTCCGGTCCGAGCGTTCCCTCGCCGAGCAGCGCGCCGCCGTGCCGGGCGAGCCGGGCGAGAAGCCCACCAAGGCGATGATCACCCTCTCCACGTGCGCGACGCCCGAGGACGACGCGGCGGGGAACTTCTGGCGGGACGCGAAGGGCAATCCGGAGCACCGCATCGACAAGGTGGGCGTGCTGGTGTCCTCCAGGGCCGCGTGA
- a CDS encoding WhiB family transcriptional regulator → MTDWRLQAVCREEDPDLFFPIGSTGPALLQAEEAKTVCRRCPVREPCLEWALESGQEAGVWGATTEDERRAIKRRRARRAPRGTG, encoded by the coding sequence ATGACTGACTGGCGCCTTCAGGCGGTGTGCCGCGAGGAGGACCCCGACCTGTTCTTCCCCATCGGGAGCACCGGTCCCGCGCTGCTCCAGGCGGAGGAGGCCAAGACGGTGTGCCGCCGGTGCCCGGTGCGGGAGCCGTGCCTGGAGTGGGCGCTGGAGTCCGGCCAGGAGGCGGGCGTCTGGGGCGCCACGACCGAGGACGAGCGGCGCGCCATCAAGCGCCGCCGCGCCCGCCGCGCCCCGCGGGGCACCGGCTGA
- a CDS encoding TetR/AcrR family transcriptional regulator — MPEQAGSGRRNRRRGRLSRDLVLTTALALVDREGLSGLSMRRLAAELGVEAMALYRYAAGKDALLDGLVEAVFTELLESRTSLEPEPLEHLADLDWRGELHRTVREIHRAALRHPQVVPLLATRMLAVPLTRRPRAVLRVQERLLALLARAGFDDHRTQLAYRAVVAWGLGYVFVELTAVVDDPEEPEPAIRLGLHRLPARELPHLRATVPALAEPAGEEVLAAGLDALLDRFLDGSGREAMT, encoded by the coding sequence ATGCCCGAGCAAGCAGGTTCCGGGCGGCGAAACCGCCGGCGCGGGCGGCTGAGCCGGGACCTGGTGCTGACCACCGCGCTCGCGCTCGTCGACCGGGAGGGCCTGTCGGGCCTCAGCATGCGGCGGCTCGCGGCGGAGCTGGGGGTGGAGGCGATGGCCCTGTACCGGTACGCGGCGGGGAAGGACGCGTTGCTGGACGGGCTGGTGGAGGCGGTGTTCACCGAGCTGCTGGAGTCGCGGACAAGCCTGGAGCCCGAGCCCCTGGAGCACCTGGCAGACCTCGACTGGCGCGGGGAACTGCACCGTACGGTCCGCGAGATCCACCGGGCCGCCCTGCGCCATCCGCAGGTGGTTCCGCTGCTCGCCACCCGGATGCTCGCCGTGCCGCTGACCCGCAGGCCCCGTGCGGTGCTGCGCGTGCAGGAGCGGCTGCTGGCGCTGCTCGCCCGCGCCGGGTTCGACGACCACCGCACGCAGCTGGCCTACCGGGCGGTGGTGGCGTGGGGCCTCGGCTACGTCTTCGTCGAGCTGACCGCCGTGGTGGACGACCCCGAGGAGCCCGAGCCGGCCATCCGGCTGGGGCTGCACCGGCTTCCCGCGCGCGAACTGCCCCATCTGCGCGCCACCGTGCCCGCCCTCGCCGAGCCCGCGGGCGAGGAGGTCCTCGCCGCCGGGCTCGACGCGCTGCTGGACCGTTTCCTCGACGGGTCGGGAAGGGAAGCGATGACGTAG
- a CDS encoding MFS transporter, with protein MTTSVHGPGPAEEAAGPPSGSPAPPRSRRALVAGSVGNFIEWYEFGVYGYFATVIAATFFTPEGGSEAEALVRTYASFALAFFFRPVGAALFGRIGDRVGRRPTLILVVLLMTAATTLIGLLPSYATIGAAAPWLLTLLRIVQGLSAGGEFGGAVALMTEFAPSGRRGLYGAWQSFTVALGLLGGAGVAALLATVLTGAQLGAWGWRVPFLLTLPMGLAALWLRLRLEETPSFRRRPGPAATTGAGGAGGVAAAPVGETVRAVALGAGRLMGWSAAGYTFLVVLPSYLQSVLDATFRQALIATVLANAGFAAAILPAGALSDRLGRRAVMVSGAVVAAVAAFPLLNLLQDPGAPAAAKGLAVCAAGAVVGLMAGPGPAMLAEMFPTRVRYTGLGLAYALANAVFSGCAGLIITEAVARTGDVDIPAYYVSVTCAVSALALATLRGDDHRRALRA; from the coding sequence ATGACCACCTCCGTGCACGGTCCCGGGCCCGCAGAGGAGGCCGCCGGGCCGCCCTCGGGATCCCCCGCGCCGCCCCGCTCGCGCAGAGCGCTGGTCGCGGGCTCGGTGGGCAACTTCATCGAGTGGTACGAGTTCGGCGTCTACGGCTACTTCGCCACGGTCATCGCCGCGACGTTCTTCACCCCGGAGGGCGGGAGCGAGGCGGAGGCACTGGTCCGCACGTACGCGTCGTTCGCCCTCGCCTTCTTCTTCCGGCCGGTCGGCGCGGCGCTGTTCGGCCGCATCGGTGACCGGGTCGGGCGGCGGCCGACGCTGATCCTCGTGGTCCTGCTGATGACGGCGGCGACCACGCTCATCGGCCTCCTGCCGTCGTACGCGACGATCGGCGCCGCCGCGCCGTGGCTGCTGACGCTGCTGCGGATCGTGCAGGGCCTGTCGGCGGGAGGCGAGTTCGGCGGAGCGGTGGCCCTGATGACGGAGTTCGCCCCGTCCGGCAGACGTGGCCTGTACGGGGCGTGGCAGTCCTTCACGGTGGCGCTCGGGCTGCTCGGCGGGGCCGGAGTGGCGGCGCTGCTGGCCACCGTGCTGACCGGGGCACAGCTCGGGGCGTGGGGGTGGCGGGTGCCGTTCCTGCTGACGCTGCCCATGGGGCTGGCCGCCCTGTGGTTGCGTCTCAGGCTGGAGGAGACGCCGTCCTTCCGGCGGCGGCCCGGCCCGGCGGCCACCACGGGAGCGGGCGGGGCGGGTGGGGTGGCGGCCGCGCCCGTGGGCGAGACGGTGCGTGCCGTCGCGCTGGGGGCGGGGCGGCTGATGGGCTGGTCGGCGGCCGGGTACACCTTCCTGGTCGTGCTGCCGTCGTACCTGCAGAGCGTCCTGGACGCGACGTTCCGGCAGGCGCTGATCGCCACGGTCCTCGCCAACGCGGGCTTTGCGGCGGCGATCCTCCCGGCGGGGGCGCTCAGCGACCGGCTGGGGCGGCGCGCGGTGATGGTGTCGGGTGCGGTGGTGGCCGCGGTCGCGGCGTTCCCGCTGCTCAACCTGTTGCAGGATCCCGGTGCACCGGCCGCCGCCAAGGGGCTGGCCGTGTGCGCCGCGGGCGCGGTCGTCGGGCTGATGGCGGGGCCGGGGCCCGCGATGCTCGCCGAGATGTTCCCGACCCGGGTGCGGTACACCGGGCTCGGTCTCGCGTACGCCCTGGCCAACGCGGTCTTCTCCGGCTGTGCGGGGCTGATCATCACCGAGGCGGTCGCGCGCACCGGTGACGTCGACATCCCGGCGTACTACGTGTCCGTCACCTGCGCGGTCAGTGCCCTCGCCCTGGCCACGCTGCGGGGCGACGACCACCGTCGCGCGCTGCGGGCCTGA
- a CDS encoding anhydro-N-acetylmuramic acid kinase encodes MRVVGLMSGTSYDAVDAAGADLWLEDDTLVLEPLGMVSAPYPGELRTDLAAALPPAATTMREVCRLDTRVGRAFAALAARADEELCGGRAELIASHGQTLYHWSEDGVVHGTLQLGEPAWIAEATGRPVVSGFRSRDVAAGGQGAPLVSMVDVLWLRGRPGVPVALNLGGIANLTVAAGAGSPAAFDTGPANALIDAAVRHFTGGRLAFDEDGAMAARGRVDEALLHRLLDDRYYARRAPKTTGKEVFHLPYLRAALEGRGAPAAEDVVATVTRLTARTVADAARSVGATEVVASGGGTRNPVLMAMLRAELGGVPVRGSDALGLPSAAKEAYAFAVLGFLTVHGLAGTVPACTGARCPSVLGSLTPGRHALRLPEPAATAPVRLRVGRSPAAL; translated from the coding sequence ATGCGGGTCGTGGGACTGATGTCGGGCACGTCGTACGACGCCGTCGACGCGGCGGGCGCCGACCTGTGGCTGGAGGACGACACGCTCGTCCTGGAGCCCCTGGGCATGGTGAGCGCGCCCTACCCCGGCGAGCTGCGGACCGACCTGGCGGCGGCCCTGCCGCCGGCGGCCACCACCATGAGGGAGGTGTGCCGGCTCGACACCCGCGTCGGCCGGGCGTTCGCCGCGCTCGCCGCCCGGGCGGACGAGGAGCTGTGCGGCGGGCGCGCCGAACTGATCGCCTCCCACGGGCAGACCCTCTACCACTGGTCCGAGGACGGCGTGGTGCACGGCACCCTCCAGCTCGGCGAGCCGGCCTGGATCGCCGAGGCGACCGGCCGCCCCGTGGTGTCGGGCTTCCGGTCCCGCGACGTCGCCGCGGGCGGCCAGGGCGCGCCGCTGGTGAGCATGGTGGACGTACTGTGGCTGCGCGGGCGCCCGGGCGTGCCGGTGGCCCTGAACCTCGGGGGCATCGCCAACCTCACGGTGGCTGCCGGGGCGGGGTCCCCGGCGGCGTTCGACACCGGCCCCGCGAACGCCCTGATCGACGCGGCCGTGCGCCACTTCACCGGCGGACGGCTGGCGTTCGACGAGGACGGCGCGATGGCCGCCCGCGGCCGGGTCGACGAGGCGCTGCTGCACCGGCTCCTGGACGATCGGTACTACGCGCGGCGGGCGCCGAAGACGACGGGCAAGGAGGTGTTCCACCTGCCCTACCTGCGGGCCGCCCTGGAGGGCCGCGGAGCGCCGGCCGCCGAGGACGTCGTCGCCACCGTCACCCGGCTCACCGCCCGGACGGTGGCGGACGCGGCCCGCTCGGTGGGGGCGACGGAGGTGGTCGCGTCCGGTGGCGGCACCCGCAACCCGGTGCTGATGGCCATGCTGCGCGCGGAACTCGGCGGCGTCCCGGTGCGGGGCTCGGACGCGCTGGGTCTGCCGTCGGCCGCCAAGGAGGCGTACGCGTTCGCGGTGCTGGGCTTCCTGACGGTGCATGGGCTCGCCGGGACGGTGCCGGCGTGCACGGGCGCCCGGTGTCCGAGCGTGCTCGGATCGCTCACGCCCGGCCGGCACGCGCTGCGCCTCCCGGAGCCGGCCGCCACCGCTCCGGTGCGGCTGCGCGTGGGGCGTTCTCCGGCCGCCTTGTGA